In the genome of Desulfuromonas sp. DDH964, one region contains:
- the gcvPA gene encoding aminomethyl-transferring glycine dehydrogenase subunit GcvPA codes for MRYLPHTEEDVRQMLAAIGVTSVEDLFCEVPPAVRLQRPLQLGAALAESDLLRELQRLAAQNATAADYSSFLGGGAYNHFIPAVVDQLVSRSEFYTAYTPYQPEISQGTLQAIFEFQTLICQLTGMDQANASMYDGASACAEAVLLAVRATRRRKVILSAGLHPDYRQTVTTYGKYLGLDLVEVPCATTGGTDAAQLAALIDGETAALVAGYPNFFGVIEDLAGLAAIAHGAGALLVSATAEPIALGLLKSPGELGADIAVGEGQSFGIPVSYGGPGVGFFAARQKFLRNMPGRLIGQTLDRDGHRGFVLTLATREQHIRREKATSNICSNQGLCALMVTVYLALLGKAGIREVAQQNLAKAAYARKGLAALPGVTLPFAGPSFNEFVIETPRPAADVLAALAERSILGGVDLGRYRAADERRILVCVTEQNRREEIDALVTALQEVLA; via the coding sequence ATGCGTTACCTGCCCCATACCGAGGAGGACGTGCGCCAGATGCTGGCGGCGATCGGCGTCACCTCCGTCGAGGACCTCTTCTGCGAGGTCCCGCCCGCGGTCCGCTTGCAGCGGCCGCTGCAACTGGGCGCGGCCCTGGCCGAGAGCGACCTGCTGCGCGAATTGCAGCGTCTCGCTGCCCAAAATGCCACCGCCGCCGATTACAGCTCCTTTCTCGGCGGCGGCGCCTACAATCATTTCATCCCGGCGGTGGTCGACCAGCTGGTCTCGCGCAGTGAGTTCTATACCGCCTATACCCCCTACCAGCCCGAAATCAGCCAGGGGACGCTGCAGGCGATCTTCGAGTTCCAGACGCTGATCTGCCAGCTGACCGGCATGGACCAGGCGAATGCCTCCATGTACGACGGCGCCTCGGCCTGTGCCGAAGCGGTGCTGCTGGCGGTCCGCGCCACCCGGCGCCGCAAGGTGATCCTCTCGGCCGGTCTGCATCCCGACTACCGCCAGACGGTCACCACCTATGGCAAATACCTCGGCCTCGACCTGGTGGAAGTCCCCTGTGCAACCACCGGGGGGACCGACGCGGCGCAGCTGGCTGCCTTGATCGACGGCGAGACCGCGGCGCTGGTTGCCGGCTATCCGAACTTCTTCGGCGTCATCGAAGACCTCGCCGGTCTCGCTGCCATCGCCCATGGCGCCGGGGCGCTGCTGGTCAGCGCTACCGCCGAGCCGATCGCCCTTGGCCTGCTCAAGTCGCCGGGTGAACTCGGTGCCGACATCGCCGTCGGCGAGGGACAGAGTTTCGGCATCCCGGTCTCCTATGGCGGTCCCGGCGTCGGCTTCTTCGCCGCGCGCCAGAAGTTCCTGCGCAACATGCCGGGGCGGCTCATCGGCCAGACCCTCGATCGCGATGGCCACCGCGGCTTCGTCCTCACCCTGGCGACACGCGAGCAGCACATCCGGCGCGAAAAGGCGACCTCCAACATCTGTTCCAACCAGGGGCTTTGCGCCCTGATGGTCACTGTCTACCTGGCGCTCCTCGGCAAGGCCGGTATTCGCGAGGTGGCGCAGCAGAACCTGGCCAAGGCGGCCTACGCCCGGAAAGGGCTGGCTGCCCTGCCGGGAGTGACCCTCCCCTTTGCCGGACCGAGTTTTAACGAATTTGTCATCGAAACGCCGCGCCCCGCCGCTGACGTTCTCGCCGCCCTCGCCGAGCGCAGCATCCTCGGCGGCGTTGACCTTGGCCGCTACCGGGCCGCGGACGAGCGCCGCATCCTGGTCTGCGTCACCGAACAGAACCGCCGTGAGGAGATCGATGCCCTGGTCACCGCGCTGCAGGAGGTGCTGGCATGA
- the gcvH gene encoding glycine cleavage system protein GcvH, producing the protein MEFPEELKYTEEHEWVLIEEELVTVGITDFAQDALGDVVFVELPEVGTMVEVGKPFGVVESVKAVSDVYAPVSGEVVEVNEELPDAPEVINTSPYEDGWMIKIRLSDPAQLDDLLDADAYQEFVAEQD; encoded by the coding sequence ATGGAATTTCCCGAAGAGTTGAAGTACACCGAGGAACACGAATGGGTTCTGATCGAGGAGGAGCTCGTCACCGTCGGCATCACGGACTTTGCCCAGGACGCCCTCGGCGATGTGGTCTTCGTTGAACTCCCCGAGGTCGGCACGATGGTCGAGGTCGGCAAGCCCTTCGGCGTTGTCGAGTCGGTCAAGGCGGTCTCCGATGTCTATGCCCCCGTCTCCGGCGAAGTGGTCGAGGTCAACGAAGAGCTCCCGGACGCCCCCGAGGTGATCAATACCTCTCCCTACGAGGATGGCTGGATGATCAAGATCCGCCTCAGCGATCCGGCCCAGCTCGACGATCTCCTCGACGCCGATGCCTACCAGGAATTTGTCGCCGAGCAGGACTGA
- the gcvT gene encoding glycine cleavage system aminomethyltransferase GcvT: MLKKTPLNDAHRKLGARMVEFGGWDMPVQYRGVIEEHLAVRNAAGLFDVSHMGEIEVRGPGALAYIQELTINDAARLVNGQVQYSAFCYPHGGVVDDVTLYRFDAEHYLFCVNAANADKDFAWMEQVLAEGDFPGVTLRNLSNDFAQLALQGPAAEAILARLTATDLAAIRYYHFAEGVVDGVPAIISRTGYTGEAGFELYFAPAAAEQLWNALLEVGREDGLVPIGLGARDTLRLEMKYALYGHELSPEISPLEGGIGWITKLDKPSFIGAAALRRQQETGVPRRLVGVQMTEAGVPRADYPLFAGAEQVGVVTSGTMSPVLRVGIALALVRPDCAAIGTRLSVGIRNRQVGAEVVKTPFIQK; encoded by the coding sequence ATGCTGAAGAAGACCCCGTTGAATGATGCGCACCGCAAGCTCGGCGCCCGCATGGTCGAGTTCGGTGGCTGGGACATGCCGGTGCAGTACCGCGGGGTGATCGAGGAACACCTGGCGGTGCGCAACGCCGCCGGCCTCTTCGACGTCTCCCACATGGGCGAGATTGAAGTCCGGGGACCGGGGGCGCTGGCCTACATCCAGGAGCTGACCATCAACGACGCTGCGCGGCTGGTCAACGGCCAGGTCCAGTACAGCGCCTTCTGCTACCCCCACGGCGGGGTCGTGGATGACGTCACCCTCTACCGCTTCGACGCCGAGCATTACCTCTTCTGCGTCAACGCCGCCAACGCCGACAAGGATTTCGCCTGGATGGAGCAGGTCCTCGCGGAGGGGGACTTCCCCGGCGTGACCCTGCGCAACCTCAGCAACGACTTCGCCCAACTCGCCCTGCAGGGGCCGGCCGCCGAAGCGATCCTGGCCCGGCTCACCGCCACCGACCTCGCCGCGATCCGCTACTATCATTTTGCCGAAGGGGTGGTCGACGGCGTGCCGGCGATCATCTCCCGTACCGGCTATACCGGGGAAGCCGGCTTCGAGCTCTACTTCGCCCCCGCCGCCGCCGAGCAGCTCTGGAATGCCCTGCTCGAGGTCGGTCGCGAGGACGGCCTCGTCCCGATCGGCCTCGGCGCCCGCGATACCCTGCGGCTGGAGATGAAGTACGCCCTCTACGGTCACGAGCTTTCCCCGGAGATCTCGCCGCTGGAGGGGGGTATCGGCTGGATCACCAAGCTCGACAAGCCGAGCTTTATCGGCGCCGCGGCTCTGCGCAGGCAGCAGGAGACCGGCGTGCCGCGCCGGCTGGTCGGGGTGCAGATGACCGAAGCCGGGGTGCCGCGGGCCGACTATCCCCTCTTTGCCGGCGCCGAGCAGGTCGGCGTCGTCACCAGCGGCACCATGTCGCCGGTGCTGCGGGTCGGTATCGCCCTGGCCCTGGTGCGTCCCGACTGCGCCGCGATTGGAACCCGTTTGAGCGTCGGTATCCGCAATCGCCAGGTCGGCGCGGAAGTGGTAAAGACCCCGTTCATCCAAAAATAG
- a CDS encoding methylenetetrahydrofolate reductase yields the protein MSLLQQQLAAGSFVVTAEIAPPKGCDVGEALAKAQQLSGVTAINVTDNQGANMRLSPLALAGMLVREGFEPILQLTCRDRNRMALQADLLGAAALGIENLLLLSGDHARFGDHPQARAVFDLDSVQLLQVADGLARGSDMAGKALRGTPRFFAGAAVTPEAEPFELMFQKFDKKIKNGARFFQTQAVFDTYRLKTFMAAARPLGVPVLLGVLLLKSARMARFLNDHIPGVRVPERLIARLEGAADPRAEGVAIARELVAAARAECQGVHLMTLGGEELIPEILG from the coding sequence ATGTCCCTGCTGCAGCAACAACTGGCCGCCGGCAGCTTCGTCGTCACCGCCGAAATCGCGCCCCCCAAGGGGTGCGACGTCGGCGAGGCGCTGGCCAAGGCGCAGCAGCTCTCCGGGGTGACGGCGATCAACGTCACTGACAACCAGGGGGCGAACATGCGCCTCAGCCCGCTGGCCCTGGCCGGGATGCTGGTGCGGGAGGGGTTCGAGCCGATCCTGCAGCTCACCTGCCGCGACCGCAATCGCATGGCGCTGCAGGCCGATCTGCTCGGCGCCGCTGCTCTCGGCATCGAGAACCTGCTCCTCCTCTCCGGCGACCACGCCCGCTTCGGCGATCATCCCCAGGCGCGGGCAGTCTTCGACCTCGATTCGGTGCAGCTGCTGCAGGTGGCCGACGGCCTGGCGCGGGGGAGCGACATGGCCGGCAAGGCGCTGCGCGGAACGCCGCGCTTCTTCGCCGGGGCGGCGGTGACGCCGGAAGCCGAGCCCTTCGAGCTGATGTTCCAGAAGTTCGACAAGAAGATCAAGAACGGCGCCCGCTTCTTTCAGACCCAGGCGGTTTTCGATACCTATCGCCTCAAGACCTTCATGGCGGCCGCGCGCCCCCTGGGCGTGCCGGTGCTGCTTGGCGTGCTGCTCCTCAAGAGCGCCAGGATGGCCCGCTTTCTCAACGACCATATCCCCGGGGTGCGGGTGCCGGAAAGGCTGATCGCCCGCCTCGAAGGAGCTGCCGACCCCCGCGCCGAGGGAGTCGCCATCGCCCGGGAGCTGGTCGCCGCCGCCCGCGCCGAGTGCCAGGGGGTGCACCTGATGACCCTCGGCGGCGAGGAGCTGATCCCGGAGATTCTGGGATGA
- a CDS encoding methylenetetrahydrofolate reductase C-terminal domain-containing protein: MIISEQKNPAEILAAIDGLQRLFLVGCAACATACKAGGEEEVFRLQEWLQEQGREVTGSMIVDEACHILRAARDLRQHRAAVDSAEALLVLACGSGIQSLSANTDLRVIGGLNSLFLGNVRRVGQYEEKCSLCGDCILNETAGICPVTTCAKGLLNGPCGGMEQGRCEADRELDCAWNLIFERLKRQGRKGVFARPVPPKNWGKVRKPGKLNLR, from the coding sequence ATGATTATCAGCGAACAGAAAAATCCCGCGGAGATCCTTGCCGCCATCGACGGGTTGCAACGACTCTTCCTGGTCGGCTGCGCGGCCTGCGCCACCGCCTGCAAGGCAGGGGGGGAGGAAGAGGTCTTCCGGCTCCAGGAGTGGTTGCAGGAACAGGGGCGCGAGGTGACCGGCAGCATGATCGTCGACGAGGCGTGCCACATCCTGCGCGCCGCCCGCGACCTGCGCCAGCATCGGGCCGCGGTCGACAGCGCCGAAGCGCTGCTGGTTCTGGCCTGCGGCTCCGGTATCCAGTCGCTCTCTGCCAATACCGACTTGCGGGTCATCGGCGGCCTCAACTCACTCTTCCTCGGCAATGTCCGCCGCGTCGGGCAGTACGAGGAGAAATGTTCGCTGTGCGGGGATTGCATCCTCAATGAGACCGCCGGCATCTGCCCAGTCACCACCTGTGCCAAAGGGCTTCTCAACGGCCCCTGCGGCGGCATGGAGCAGGGGCGCTGCGAGGCCGACCGCGAGCTCGACTGCGCCTGGAACCTGATCTTTGAGCGCCTCAAGCGCCAGGGGCGCAAGGGGGTCTTCGCCCGCCCGGTCCCGCCCAAGAACTGGGGGAAGGTCCGCAAGCCGGGAAAATTGAACCTCCGATAG
- the folD gene encoding bifunctional methylenetetrahydrofolate dehydrogenase/methenyltetrahydrofolate cyclohydrolase FolD, with the protein MEKIIDGKAIAARLREAIAADVAQLKAFGTTPGLAVVLVGDDPASRVYVSMKEKACEQAGIYSDEHKLPAQTSEAQLLALIDELNRDPRIDGILVQLPLPAQIDEGKVLEAISPQKDVDGFHPYNVGRLVTGNPLFQPCTPYGVMKMLEATGVDLKGKEVVVVGRSNIVGKPVALMCLAEHATVTICHSRTRDLAAKVAAADVVIAAVGRPEMIKGAWIKEGAVVIDVGVNRVGDKKLVGDVEFEAAKARASAITPVPGGVGPMTITMLLYNTVESAKRRAAAKA; encoded by the coding sequence GTGGAAAAGATTATTGACGGCAAGGCAATCGCCGCCCGGCTGCGCGAGGCGATCGCGGCAGACGTGGCACAACTGAAAGCGTTCGGAACGACTCCCGGGCTGGCGGTGGTGCTGGTCGGTGACGACCCGGCGAGCCGCGTTTATGTATCGATGAAGGAGAAGGCCTGCGAGCAGGCCGGGATCTATTCCGACGAGCACAAGCTGCCGGCGCAGACCAGCGAGGCGCAGCTTCTCGCCCTGATCGACGAACTCAACCGCGACCCCCGCATCGACGGAATCCTGGTGCAGTTGCCGCTCCCCGCTCAGATCGACGAGGGGAAGGTACTCGAGGCGATCTCGCCGCAAAAGGACGTCGACGGTTTCCACCCCTACAACGTCGGCCGTCTGGTGACCGGCAATCCCCTCTTCCAGCCCTGCACCCCCTACGGGGTAATGAAGATGCTCGAGGCGACCGGGGTCGACCTGAAAGGGAAGGAAGTGGTGGTGGTCGGTCGCTCCAATATCGTCGGCAAGCCGGTGGCGCTGATGTGCCTTGCCGAGCACGCCACGGTGACCATCTGTCATTCCCGCACCCGTGATCTCGCCGCCAAGGTGGCAGCGGCCGATGTGGTGATCGCCGCCGTCGGCCGCCCGGAGATGATCAAGGGCGCCTGGATCAAGGAGGGCGCGGTCGTTATCGATGTCGGCGTCAACCGGGTCGGTGACAAGAAACTGGTCGGCGACGTCGAGTTCGAGGCGGCCAAAGCGCGGGCCAGCGCCATCACCCCGGTCCCCGGCGGTGTCGGCCCGATGACGATCACCATGCTCCTCTACAACACGGTCGAGAGCGCCAAGCGCCGCGCCGCGGCCAAGGCCTAG
- a CDS encoding aminopeptidase, giving the protein MRLRRWCGLLVLLLAGLFPLGLGACGDLGYYRQAAQGQWDLLSRRRDIQRLIDDPTTAPDLRQKLTTILAIREFASRELGLPDNGSYRCYADLERPCVVWNVVAAPEFSLEPRRWCFPVAGCVPYRGYYAEAAAREFAAGLASGGDDVYVYGVTAYSTLGWFDDPVLNTFVQGPTDATAGLIFHELAHQQVYAKGDADFNEAFAMTVEIAGVERWLDRYGDDAARQAHQLREGRQAEFLALVSVTRGRLAALYGEELPAAEMRRAKAAILADMRVAQERLKASWQGYAGYDRWFAEPLNNGRFVAVNTYRRLLPAFQQLLAEQDGDLPRFYAAVQTLADLPLAARRQRLAALLEKSAG; this is encoded by the coding sequence ATGAGGCTGCGTCGCTGGTGCGGACTGCTGGTCCTGCTGCTGGCAGGTCTGTTCCCCCTTGGCCTCGGCGCCTGTGGTGATCTTGGCTACTATCGCCAGGCCGCCCAGGGACAATGGGATCTCCTCTCCCGGCGGCGCGATATCCAGCGCCTCATCGATGACCCGACCACCGCCCCTGATCTGCGCCAGAAACTGACCACCATCCTCGCGATCCGCGAATTTGCCAGCCGCGAGCTCGGTCTGCCCGACAACGGCAGCTATCGCTGCTATGCCGACCTCGAGCGCCCCTGCGTGGTCTGGAATGTGGTCGCGGCCCCCGAATTCTCCCTGGAGCCCCGCCGCTGGTGCTTTCCGGTCGCCGGCTGCGTCCCCTACCGCGGCTATTATGCCGAGGCCGCCGCCCGGGAGTTTGCTGCCGGCCTTGCCAGTGGTGGCGACGATGTCTACGTCTACGGGGTGACGGCCTATTCGACCCTCGGCTGGTTCGACGACCCGGTCCTTAACACCTTTGTCCAGGGTCCGACCGATGCGACCGCCGGCCTGATCTTTCACGAACTGGCGCACCAGCAGGTCTATGCCAAGGGGGATGCCGATTTCAACGAGGCCTTCGCCATGACGGTGGAGATCGCCGGGGTCGAGCGCTGGCTCGACCGCTATGGCGATGATGCCGCCCGTCAGGCCCATCAACTCCGGGAAGGGCGCCAGGCCGAGTTCCTGGCCCTGGTCAGCGTAACCCGTGGCCGCCTCGCAGCGCTCTACGGCGAAGAGCTGCCGGCGGCAGAAATGCGGCGCGCGAAGGCGGCGATCCTGGCCGACATGCGCGTCGCCCAAGAGCGCCTCAAGGCGAGTTGGCAGGGCTATGCCGGGTATGACCGCTGGTTTGCCGAACCGCTCAACAATGGCCGCTTTGTCGCGGTGAATACCTACCGCCGCCTGCTCCCGGCCTTTCAGCAGCTGCTCGCCGAGCAGGACGGGGACCTGCCGCGCTTTTATGCCGCGGTGCAGACCCTCGCCGACCTCCCGCTAGCGGCACGGCGCCAGCGCCTCGCCGCGCTCCTCGAAAAATCGGCGGGTTAG
- a CDS encoding GAF domain-containing protein: MTLEELCTTLDVQLASRTSEEERMSAAVQALCQIYKVKPGEVAFFRYSPEGQSLSFRWPLRLAKTGTIPLSSADALISRTVQEKKGFINNHFASARHVAIFEQIRTDPDASEAPKPIQKIMSVPLWKEEAIIGVLQVCRKGADQQLAGSDFGKGELLALTELAKVCGRHL; encoded by the coding sequence ATGACACTGGAAGAACTCTGTACGACCCTGGACGTTCAGCTCGCCTCCCGCACCAGCGAAGAAGAGCGGATGAGCGCAGCGGTGCAGGCGCTCTGCCAGATTTACAAGGTCAAGCCCGGGGAGGTCGCCTTCTTCCGCTATTCTCCGGAGGGGCAGTCCCTCTCCTTTCGCTGGCCGCTACGCCTGGCCAAGACGGGCACCATTCCGCTGAGCTCGGCCGATGCCCTGATCTCCCGGACCGTGCAGGAGAAGAAGGGGTTTATCAACAACCACTTCGCGTCGGCCCGCCACGTCGCCATTTTTGAGCAGATTCGCACCGACCCGGATGCCTCCGAAGCGCCCAAGCCGATCCAGAAGATCATGAGCGTTCCGCTCTGGAAAGAGGAGGCAATCATCGGCGTCCTCCAGGTCTGCCGCAAGGGGGCCGACCAGCAGCTGGCTGGCAGCGATTTTGGCAAGGGGGAGCTGCTGGCACTGACCGAGCTGGCCAAGGTCTGTGGCCGCCACCTCTGA
- a CDS encoding FmdB family zinc ribbon protein: MPVYEYQCEACQQIVEARQKFSDAPLTECRACGGPLKKLISQTGFALKGGGWYQQGYAEGKAKPAACGGEATGGCAGCPKAANG; the protein is encoded by the coding sequence ATGCCCGTTTACGAATACCAGTGTGAAGCCTGTCAGCAAATTGTCGAAGCCCGCCAGAAATTTTCCGATGCGCCCCTCACCGAATGCCGGGCGTGCGGTGGACCCTTGAAAAAACTGATCTCCCAGACCGGTTTTGCTCTCAAAGGGGGGGGCTGGTACCAGCAGGGGTACGCAGAGGGGAAGGCCAAGCCTGCCGCCTGCGGCGGCGAGGCGACCGGCGGCTGTGCCGGCTGTCCCAAGGCGGCCAACGGTTGA
- a CDS encoding PTS sugar transporter subunit IIA: MNLSVKSAAALLSVSEKTIYRWIKQEIIPAYKIHESYRFNRAELIEWATSRRMGVSAEAFSEPEIGSQPLPSLGEALEAGGVFYRIEGKTRDEVLADVVGHLRLPDEVDRDYLRKVLIAREELASTAIGAGIALPHPRNPPLVHVVRPSVTLCFLENPVDFKALDGVPVQVLLTLLSPSVRLHLHLLSLLGFALRDPGFRNALQEQAGREPIFAALTEAEAAVRGTKRARLTP, translated from the coding sequence ATGAACCTTTCTGTTAAAAGCGCCGCCGCGCTGCTGTCGGTATCGGAAAAGACCATCTACCGCTGGATCAAGCAGGAGATCATTCCGGCGTACAAGATTCATGAAAGCTACCGCTTCAACCGGGCGGAACTGATCGAGTGGGCGACCTCCAGGCGCATGGGGGTCTCAGCGGAGGCTTTCAGTGAGCCGGAGATCGGTTCGCAGCCGCTGCCGAGCCTGGGCGAAGCCCTCGAAGCCGGCGGCGTCTTCTACCGCATCGAGGGGAAGACCCGGGACGAAGTGCTCGCCGACGTGGTCGGCCATCTGCGCCTCCCCGACGAGGTCGACCGCGATTACCTGCGCAAGGTCCTGATCGCCCGGGAGGAGTTGGCATCAACCGCCATCGGCGCCGGCATCGCCCTCCCCCACCCCCGCAATCCGCCCCTGGTGCATGTCGTCCGGCCCTCGGTCACCCTCTGCTTCCTGGAAAATCCCGTCGACTTCAAGGCCCTCGATGGCGTTCCGGTGCAGGTCCTGCTGACCCTCCTCTCGCCTTCGGTGCGGCTCCACCTTCACCTCCTGTCACTGCTCGGTTTTGCCCTCCGCGACCCGGGGTTCCGCAACGCCCTGCAGGAGCAGGCCGGGCGCGAGCCGATCTTTGCCGCCCTCACCGAGGCCGAAGCGGCAGTGCGCGGGACCAAACGGGCGCGCCTTACCCCCTAA
- a CDS encoding YoaK family protein — MPYSLEKRKSSLFQERPWVFLYGSLLAGCAGYVNVVLLGIYHVPVSHMTGATSRLAIDLSTGDFKDLYGALGIFAGFLLGAILGGALIGGTQVLPGRRYGIAMMIEGGLLGLSFLLLVTGSMKGITAAAIACGLQNAMASSYCGLIIRTTHVSGMVTDIGVLLGQMLRYRRLEFWKLALLCSLLSGFFCGGLLGGYGFARFGVPALVPAALGCFFAGLAYFDWRRRHRADLPVDRWGYFPPDEVPGS, encoded by the coding sequence ATGCCCTATTCTCTCGAAAAACGCAAATCGTCGCTGTTTCAGGAACGCCCCTGGGTCTTTCTCTACGGGTCGCTGCTGGCCGGCTGCGCCGGTTATGTCAATGTCGTCCTGCTCGGCATCTACCATGTCCCGGTCAGTCACATGACCGGCGCCACCTCGCGCCTCGCCATCGATCTCTCCACCGGGGACTTCAAGGATCTCTACGGCGCCCTCGGCATCTTCGCCGGCTTTCTCCTCGGCGCCATCCTCGGCGGGGCCCTGATCGGCGGCACCCAGGTGCTGCCGGGACGCCGTTACGGCATCGCCATGATGATCGAGGGGGGGTTGCTCGGCCTCTCGTTCCTGCTCCTCGTCACCGGCAGCATGAAGGGGATCACCGCCGCCGCCATCGCCTGTGGCCTGCAGAACGCCATGGCCAGCAGCTATTGCGGCCTGATCATCCGCACCACCCATGTTTCGGGGATGGTCACCGACATCGGCGTCCTCCTTGGCCAGATGCTTCGCTACCGGCGCCTCGAATTCTGGAAGCTGGCGCTCCTCTGCAGCCTGCTGAGCGGCTTCTTCTGCGGTGGCCTGCTGGGAGGCTACGGGTTCGCCCGCTTCGGGGTGCCCGCCCTGGTCCCGGCTGCCCTCGGCTGCTTTTTCGCCGGGCTGGCCTATTTCGATTGGCGCCGCCGCCACCGGGCCGACCTGCCGGTCGACCGTTGGGGCTATTTCCCTCCCGACGAGGTGCCCGGCTCATGA
- a CDS encoding proton-conducting transporter transmembrane domain-containing protein, with amino-acid sequence MTCFPAALVLLAAGAFCALLTGRRSDLASLIGTLSSVGGGLLALAAAWPVLAGGRELTWSAPWRVPAGVFALRLDPLAAWFVLPIALLGICCALFGASYLRGEGKSRSLAPHWFHYNLLLAAMLLVATAANAVLFLAAWEIMTLTSFFLVAWDHRHTEARQAAWLYLLAAHCGLMLLLALFLEAGVYCGSFNFAAFTPLGQLPAANAAGFFLLALFGFGVKAGLLPLHIWLPDAHPAAPSHISALMSGVLVKTGIYGLLRILTLLPPAPAWWGWLLAGLGGLGALYGIALACLQQDIKRCLAYSTIENVGIIFLGLGFGLVAQAQGHPAIALLAFAGGMLHIWNHALFKGLMFLGAGALVHATGTRNMNRMGGLLRRMPLTGLLWIGGSLAISALPPLNGLISEWRSTSACCRPACCRPTSSPCRRCS; translated from the coding sequence ATGACCTGTTTCCCCGCCGCTCTCGTCCTCCTCGCCGCTGGCGCCTTTTGCGCCCTGCTGACCGGCCGCAGATCGGACCTCGCCTCCCTGATCGGTACCCTGAGCAGCGTCGGCGGCGGCCTCCTCGCCCTGGCCGCGGCCTGGCCGGTACTGGCCGGTGGCAGGGAACTCACCTGGTCCGCCCCCTGGAGGGTCCCGGCGGGGGTGTTCGCCCTGCGGCTCGACCCGCTGGCGGCCTGGTTTGTGCTGCCGATCGCGCTCCTCGGCATCTGCTGCGCCCTCTTCGGCGCCAGCTACCTGCGGGGGGAGGGAAAATCCCGGTCGCTGGCCCCCCACTGGTTCCATTACAACCTGCTGCTGGCCGCCATGCTGCTGGTGGCCACCGCGGCCAACGCCGTCCTCTTCCTGGCCGCCTGGGAGATCATGACCCTCACTTCCTTCTTTCTCGTCGCCTGGGACCATCGCCACACCGAGGCGCGCCAGGCCGCCTGGCTCTACCTGCTTGCTGCCCACTGCGGACTGATGCTCCTCCTCGCCCTCTTTCTCGAGGCCGGGGTCTACTGCGGGAGCTTCAACTTTGCCGCCTTCACCCCCCTCGGCCAGCTCCCCGCCGCCAACGCCGCCGGTTTCTTTCTCCTCGCCCTCTTCGGCTTCGGCGTCAAGGCCGGGCTGCTGCCGCTGCATATCTGGCTCCCCGACGCCCATCCGGCGGCGCCGAGTCACATCTCCGCCCTGATGTCGGGGGTGCTGGTCAAGACCGGCATCTACGGCCTCCTGCGCATCCTCACCCTGCTGCCGCCGGCGCCGGCCTGGTGGGGCTGGCTCCTCGCCGGTCTTGGCGGTCTCGGCGCCCTTTACGGTATCGCCCTGGCCTGTCTGCAACAGGACATCAAGCGCTGCCTCGCCTATTCAACCATCGAGAATGTCGGTATCATCTTTCTCGGTCTCGGTTTCGGCCTGGTGGCCCAGGCCCAGGGACATCCTGCCATCGCGCTCCTCGCCTTCGCCGGGGGGATGTTGCATATCTGGAACCACGCCCTCTTCAAGGGCCTGATGTTTCTGGGTGCCGGCGCGCTGGTTCACGCCACTGGCACGCGCAACATGAACCGCATGGGCGGGTTGCTGCGCCGCATGCCGCTGACCGGCCTGCTCTGGATCGGCGGCAGCCTGGCAATCAGTGCCCTTCCCCCCTTGAACGGCCTGATCAGCGAGTGGCGATCTACCTCGGCCTGCTGCAGGCCGGCCTGCTGCCGACCAACTTCATCGCCCTGCCGGCGCTGCTCCTGA